Proteins from one Pseudomonas bijieensis genomic window:
- a CDS encoding methyl-accepting chemotaxis protein, which translates to MIKAKTGKPLEASRSRSQIIVLFVALIVFIMLLFANFAYLNTQSTYDKQYIGHAGELRVLSQRIAKNATEAAAGKAAAFKLLSDARNDFAQRWGYLKQGDPVTGLPPAPATLRPQMRAVQLDWERLLKNTDAILSSEQTVLSLHQVAATLAETVPQLQVEYEKVVEILLQRGAPAAQVAMAQRQSLLAERILGAVNTVLAGDENASQAADTFGRDAARFGQVLNGMLQGDPALKISQVQDRDARARLSEISELFEFVSGSVDEILETSPELFKVRESAGNIFNLSQTLLDEASHLATAFENLAGGRSINTIGGYVLGLLALMSIILIGLVMVRETNRQLHETAEKNERNQNAIMRLLDEIEDLADGDLTVTASVTEDFTGTIADSINYSVDQLRDLVATINLTAGQVAAAVQETQATAMHLAQASEHQAQQISEASTSINEMAQSIDQVSANAAESSAVAERSVEIANKGNEVVHNTIHGMDNIREQIQDTAKRIKRLGESSQEIGDIVSLIDDIADQTNILALNAAIQASMAGDAGRGFAVVADEVQRLAERSSAATRQIETLVRAIQADTNEAVISMEQTTTEVVRGARLAQDAGVALEEIEGVSKTLAALIQSISNAAQQQTTSAGQISLTMNVIQQITTQTSSGSTATAESIGNLAKMASQLRRSVSGFTLPAAPAADEDKG; encoded by the coding sequence ATGATCAAAGCAAAAACAGGCAAGCCACTGGAAGCGTCGCGCAGTCGTTCGCAGATCATCGTGCTGTTCGTCGCGCTGATCGTCTTCATCATGCTGCTGTTCGCCAACTTCGCTTACCTCAATACCCAATCCACCTACGACAAGCAGTACATCGGCCATGCCGGTGAATTGCGGGTGCTGTCCCAGCGCATCGCCAAGAACGCCACCGAAGCCGCTGCCGGCAAGGCGGCGGCGTTCAAGCTGTTGAGCGATGCGCGCAATGATTTCGCCCAGCGCTGGGGCTACCTGAAGCAGGGCGACCCGGTGACCGGCCTGCCACCTGCGCCCGCCACCCTGCGCCCGCAGATGCGCGCCGTGCAGCTGGACTGGGAGCGTCTGCTCAAGAACACCGATGCCATTCTCTCCAGTGAACAGACTGTGCTGTCGCTGCATCAGGTGGCGGCGACCTTGGCCGAAACCGTGCCGCAGTTGCAGGTCGAGTACGAAAAAGTCGTCGAGATCCTGTTGCAGCGCGGCGCGCCGGCCGCCCAGGTGGCCATGGCCCAGCGCCAGTCGCTGCTGGCCGAGCGGATTCTCGGCGCGGTGAATACCGTGTTGGCAGGGGACGAAAACGCCAGCCAGGCCGCCGACACCTTCGGTCGCGACGCCGCGCGTTTTGGCCAGGTGCTCAATGGCATGTTGCAAGGTGACCCGGCCCTGAAGATATCCCAGGTCCAGGACCGCGATGCGCGGGCACGCCTGAGCGAAATCAGCGAGCTGTTCGAGTTTGTCTCGGGCTCGGTGGATGAAATCCTCGAAACCTCCCCGGAGCTGTTCAAGGTCCGGGAATCGGCCGGCAACATCTTCAACCTGTCGCAGACCCTGCTCGACGAGGCTTCGCACCTGGCCACGGCTTTCGAAAACCTCGCCGGGGGGCGTTCCATCAATACCATCGGCGGCTATGTGCTGGGTTTGCTGGCGCTGATGTCGATCATTCTGATCGGGCTGGTGATGGTCCGCGAAACCAATCGCCAGTTGCACGAAACCGCGGAAAAGAACGAGCGTAACCAGAACGCGATCATGCGATTGCTGGATGAAATCGAAGACCTGGCCGATGGTGACCTGACCGTTACCGCCTCGGTCACCGAAGACTTCACCGGCACTATCGCCGACTCCATCAATTACTCGGTGGACCAACTGCGCGACCTGGTGGCGACCATCAACCTCACCGCTGGCCAGGTCGCCGCCGCCGTGCAGGAAACCCAGGCCACGGCGATGCACCTGGCCCAGGCTTCCGAGCACCAGGCCCAGCAAATCTCCGAAGCTTCGACTTCAATTAATGAAATGGCCCAGTCCATCGACCAGGTATCGGCCAATGCCGCCGAATCGTCGGCGGTGGCCGAGCGGTCGGTGGAGATCGCCAACAAGGGTAATGAGGTGGTGCACAACACCATTCATGGCATGGACAACATTCGCGAGCAGATCCAGGACACCGCCAAGCGCATCAAGCGCCTGGGTGAGTCGTCCCAGGAGATTGGCGACATTGTCAGCCTGATCGACGACATCGCCGACCAGACCAACATCCTGGCCCTCAACGCCGCCATCCAGGCGTCCATGGCCGGTGATGCCGGGCGCGGGTTCGCGGTGGTGGCCGATGAGGTACAGCGCCTGGCCGAGCGCTCGTCGGCGGCGACACGGCAAATCGAGACCCTGGTGCGGGCGATCCAGGCCGATACCAATGAAGCGGTGATTTCCATGGAGCAGACCACCACCGAAGTGGTGCGCGGCGCGCGACTGGCCCAGGATGCCGGCGTGGCCCTGGAGGAAATCGAGGGTGTGTCCAAGACCCTGGCGGCGCTTATCCAGAGCATTTCCAACGCGGCGCAGCAACAGACCACCTCGGCGGGGCAGATTTCCTTGACCATGAACGTGATCCAGCAGATCACCACCCAAACCTCGTCGGGCTCCACCGCCACCGCCGAGAGCATCGGCAACCTGGCGAAAATGGCCAGTCAGCTGCGCCGTTCGGTGTCGGGGTTTACCTTGCCGGCAGCGCCTGCGGCGGATGAGGACAAAGGCTGA